The genomic window CCGTTATAAGGGCTGAAGATGGGTTACAAGCTTTATCCTTATTAGAAAAAGAAAAGGTCGATCTAGTTATTCTTGATGTATTAATGCCATATTTAGATGGGTTTTCAACGTGTGCAAAGATACGAAGTATTTCCAATGTGCCAATAATCATGCTGACAGCGAAAAGTGATGAACGTGATCGAATTCATGGCATAAAAATTGGGGCAGATGATTATATAGTTAAGCCTTTTAGTCCAAAAGAGCTTTTAGTTAGGATTGAAGCAATGTTTCGCAGAACATATGATTTAAATACGAAACAGGAATCAATGATCCAAATGGGAGCATTAACCATTAACTTAAAAGGTAGGAAAGTCATGTTAGAAGGACAAATTGTGGACTTAACAAGGAAAGAGTATGATCTCTTGCTCTTTTTTGCGAAACAGTCTAATCAAGTCTTTAGTCGTGAACAACTACTGGACCATGTTTGGGGTATGGAGTATCAGAAAGGAACACTGAGAACTGTAGACACCCATATTAAAACCCTTCGCTATAAGTTGGGTGAATATGGGAAAATGGTAAAAACGGTTTATGGCATTGGATACAGTTTCGGGGTTGAGCACTAGTGAGAATGAATAAGATACTGAAAAATCCATTATCATTACGACAAAAAACATGGATTTTAGTCACTTCTGTTATCATCGTTAGTTTGGTTGGGGTTCTATTTTTAACAAATTACCTATATGAGCGCTTTTATATAGACA from Anaerobacillus sp. CMMVII includes these protein-coding regions:
- a CDS encoding response regulator transcription factor, producing MKQTFRILVADDEKEILDLVCSYLIKEGYSVIRAEDGLQALSLLEKEKVDLVILDVLMPYLDGFSTCAKIRSISNVPIIMLTAKSDERDRIHGIKIGADDYIVKPFSPKELLVRIEAMFRRTYDLNTKQESMIQMGALTINLKGRKVMLEGQIVDLTRKEYDLLLFFAKQSNQVFSREQLLDHVWGMEYQKGTLRTVDTHIKTLRYKLGEYGKMVKTVYGIGYSFGVEH